In Blattabacterium cuenoti, the genomic stretch ATGGATAATGAAGCTTTAATAGATTCCTTTTTAAATTTTAAATATGAAAAAAATATAGATAGAATGAGTCTGATGGCCATTTTAGAAGAATCTATTCGATGTGTTTTAAAAAAAAAATATGAATCATCGAAAAATTACGATATTATTGTCAATCCAGACCAAGGGGATTTAGAAATATGGAGAAATCGGATAGTAGTGGAAGATGGAAAAATAAAAAATATGAATAAAGAAATAGAACTTTCTGCAGCAAGAAAAATAGAACCTGATTTTGAAATAGGAGAAGAAGTAACAGAAAAGGTAGAATTACAATCTTTAGGACGAAGAGGCATTTTATCTCTAAGACAAAATTTACTCTCTAAAATTAACGAATATGATAACACAAATACTTATAAGAAATTTAAAAATAAAATAGGAGAAATTATTAATGTTGAAGTCTATCATATTTTACCGAAACAAATCATCATGAGGGATGATGAACAAAATGAAATGGTGTTACCAAAACAAGAACAAATTCCAAGTGATTTTTTCAGAAAAGGAGATCCAGTTAGAGCTTTAATTAAAAGAGTAGATTGGAAAGATAATCGACCCTTTGCTATACTCACTAGAAAAGATGAATCTTTTTTAGAAGAACTTTTTAAATTAGAAATCCCAGAGGTTTCTGATGGTTTAATTACAGTAAAAAAAGTAGCACGTATTCCAGGAGAAAAAGCAAAAGTAGCTGTGGAATCTTATGATGATCGCATAGATCCAGTTGGAGCTTGTGTCGGAATGAAAGGATCTAGAATTCATCCTATTGTGAGAGAGTTGAAAAATGAAAATATTGACGTTATCAATTATACCTCTAATATACAGCTATATATTACACGATCTTTAAGTCCTGCTAAAATCTCTATGATGGAAGTAAATGAAGA encodes the following:
- the nusA gene encoding transcription termination factor NusA encodes the protein MDNEALIDSFLNFKYEKNIDRMSLMAILEESIRCVLKKKYESSKNYDIIVNPDQGDLEIWRNRIVVEDGKIKNMNKEIELSAARKIEPDFEIGEEVTEKVELQSLGRRGILSLRQNLLSKINEYDNTNTYKKFKNKIGEIINVEVYHILPKQIIMRDDEQNEMVLPKQEQIPSDFFRKGDPVRALIKRVDWKDNRPFAILTRKDESFLEELFKLEIPEVSDGLITVKKVARIPGEKAKVAVESYDDRIDPVGACVGMKGSRIHPIVRELKNENIDVINYTSNIQLYITRSLSPAKISMMEVNEEYKYVNVYVKIEEISKAIGKGGQNIKLASQLTGYKIHIFRDFPYEDDVELTEFSDEIESEVLERFHKVGLNTAKSVLNYGKNDLKKRTNLEEKIINKVFTILRKEFEEEFNTNT